Proteins co-encoded in one Pseudanabaena sp. FACHB-2040 genomic window:
- a CDS encoding succinylglutamate desuccinylase/aspartoacylase family protein: MEVNSPLKDAEEPLAQLGAAAGMEEQQALQSSVPQQAYIVGPLTVAGEIVLPGKRRKIDIPVARLPTGTLLSLPVTVLNGRKPGPKLWLSAAIHGDELNGVEIIRRLLKSVKPTALCGSVIAVPVVNIFGLLEQSRYLPDRRDLNRSFPGSMRGSLAARLAALFMREVVSQCDYGIDLHTAAIHRINLPQIRANLLDPPTYAFAQAFGAPIMLHASVRDGSLRQAATRRNIPTLLYEAGEALRFNESAIQMGVEGINRVMTYLGMYDTPNLPDPVMQLESHQTKWVRASRGGIWHREVRLGEPVQKRQRMGFISDTFGDRLATIHSPLEGLVIGHGQNPLVNQGDALVHIASTDKKP, translated from the coding sequence TTGGAGGTTAACTCACCGTTGAAAGATGCCGAGGAGCCGTTGGCTCAGCTTGGGGCAGCGGCGGGCATGGAGGAGCAGCAGGCTCTCCAGTCGTCCGTGCCGCAGCAAGCTTATATTGTCGGGCCGCTTACAGTGGCGGGGGAGATTGTCTTGCCCGGTAAGCGCCGCAAGATAGACATTCCGGTGGCGCGCTTGCCGACTGGTACGCTGCTGTCTCTGCCGGTAACGGTGCTAAACGGCCGCAAACCTGGCCCTAAGCTATGGCTCAGTGCAGCTATTCATGGCGATGAACTCAATGGGGTAGAGATTATTCGCCGCCTGCTTAAATCGGTAAAGCCTACAGCTCTTTGTGGAAGCGTCATTGCAGTGCCGGTTGTCAACATTTTTGGCTTGCTAGAGCAGTCTCGCTATCTGCCCGATCGCCGCGACTTAAACCGCTCTTTTCCAGGGTCTATGCGCGGTTCTTTAGCAGCCCGTTTAGCGGCTCTGTTTATGCGGGAAGTGGTTAGCCAGTGTGACTACGGTATTGACCTGCACACTGCCGCTATTCACCGCATCAACCTGCCCCAGATTCGGGCCAATTTGCTCGACCCGCCCACCTATGCCTTTGCTCAAGCCTTTGGGGCACCGATCATGCTGCACGCTTCAGTTCGGGATGGGTCGTTGCGGCAGGCGGCGACCCGGCGCAACATTCCGACGCTGTTGTATGAGGCCGGTGAAGCGCTGCGTTTTAACGAAAGCGCTATTCAGATGGGGGTTGAGGGCATTAATCGAGTGATGACCTACCTGGGCATGTACGATACGCCGAACCTACCAGATCCTGTTATGCAGCTTGAGTCTCACCAGACAAAGTGGGTACGGGCCTCGCGAGGGGGCATTTGGCACCGTGAGGTTAGATTAGGCGAACCGGTCCAGAAACGGCAGCGAATGGGCTTTATTTCGGATACGTTTGGCGATCGTCTGGCCACAATTCATAGCCCGCTTGAGGGTCTGGTGATTGGGCACGGTCAAAATCCCCTGGTCAACCAGGGGGATGCGCTGGTTCATATTGCCTCTACAGACAAAAAGCCGTAG
- a CDS encoding WG repeat-containing protein has translation MMLTLKQGKAQLWAWVGLPLLGLTGCGLEMTERYPDQAVSMVQFIEPNLQHLSLMTSPLLFDAASDFSGGVAMVRAGETVGYIDHNGSLVISVADQNVTVATDFAEDLAVARVGEYYGYIDRAGDWSIEVQFRQAKPFSEGLAAVQRGNQYGFINRAGEWVIEPQFDLAESFSNGLAMVKTGGLYGYVDPTGRQAIPAQYQDGWSFSESLAVVKSRGDGQYGYLSREGRVAIAPAYDGAFNFSEGLARVRQGNKFGYIDAAGKTVIDFTLDFAADFSEGLAVALLDGKWGYVDTAGNVVIPPQFDYAADFSEGLAAVQIDGLYGFIDKTGKWAIPPKFTNVGRFSEGHARVQMDNRWGFIDPEGNLLTGATSR, from the coding sequence ATGATGCTGACGTTAAAACAGGGCAAGGCTCAGCTGTGGGCTTGGGTTGGCTTGCCGCTTTTGGGCTTAACGGGCTGTGGTTTGGAGATGACGGAGCGTTATCCTGACCAGGCGGTGTCAATGGTACAGTTCATAGAGCCTAACCTTCAGCATTTGAGCCTCATGACCAGTCCTTTGTTGTTTGACGCCGCCAGTGACTTTTCGGGCGGGGTGGCGATGGTGCGTGCAGGCGAGACCGTTGGCTATATTGACCACAACGGCAGCCTGGTCATCAGCGTGGCGGATCAGAACGTGACAGTGGCCACGGATTTTGCTGAGGATTTGGCGGTAGCTCGGGTGGGAGAGTACTACGGCTATATCGATCGGGCTGGAGACTGGTCGATTGAGGTGCAGTTTCGACAGGCTAAGCCTTTTTCGGAAGGGTTGGCTGCTGTGCAGAGAGGTAATCAGTACGGCTTTATCAACCGGGCTGGGGAATGGGTGATTGAGCCTCAGTTTGACCTGGCGGAGAGTTTTTCTAACGGCCTGGCGATGGTTAAAACTGGCGGGCTTTATGGCTATGTTGATCCGACGGGCAGGCAGGCAATTCCGGCCCAATATCAGGATGGCTGGAGCTTTTCGGAGTCGCTGGCTGTGGTCAAGAGCCGGGGGGATGGACAGTATGGCTATCTCAGCCGGGAGGGCAGAGTTGCGATCGCACCCGCCTACGATGGAGCCTTTAATTTCTCAGAAGGGCTAGCCCGCGTGCGGCAGGGCAACAAATTTGGCTATATCGATGCTGCTGGCAAGACGGTTATTGACTTTACCCTCGACTTTGCCGCCGATTTTTCGGAAGGGCTGGCGGTGGCGCTGCTAGATGGCAAGTGGGGCTATGTGGATACAGCTGGAAATGTGGTTATTCCCCCGCAGTTTGACTATGCGGCTGACTTTTCTGAGGGGCTAGCGGCTGTGCAGATCGACGGGCTTTACGGCTTTATCGACAAAACTGGGAAGTGGGCTATTCCGCCCAAGTTTACCAATGTGGGCCGCTTTTCAGAAGGCCATGCGCGAGTGCAGATGGACAACCGCTGGGGCTTTATCGACCCCGAAGGCAACTTGCTCACCGGGGCAACTTCTCGATAG
- a CDS encoding SH3 domain-containing protein yields the protein MSTSLVGCSRTAQSPDAAIATPVASTPTQTEVSAATLLQPDEGTPINPPRAAMLTGEEADAEVNLRSQPTTQADVLGVGTVGEQVQLLRLVVGEGGYTWYYVNSPAASAAGWVRGDFINLGNAASALPDTAAASPTTCGQEKQAAFFETKTFLVYICETADGLRYLSTNKQTRESLALTEVQESQGTYVAINGSYQYHVNDGTLALYQVDKGEYTQMAGEAVVKHERAK from the coding sequence TTGAGCACCAGTCTGGTGGGATGCAGCCGCACAGCGCAGTCGCCCGATGCAGCGATCGCAACCCCTGTGGCGTCTACCCCCACTCAGACAGAAGTCTCAGCCGCAACCCTTCTGCAGCCAGACGAAGGCACCCCCATCAACCCACCTCGGGCGGCAATGCTGACGGGTGAGGAGGCCGATGCCGAGGTGAACTTGCGATCGCAGCCCACCACCCAAGCCGATGTCCTTGGGGTGGGCACTGTTGGGGAACAGGTGCAGCTATTACGGTTGGTCGTGGGGGAAGGCGGCTACACCTGGTATTACGTCAATTCCCCGGCGGCCAGTGCCGCTGGCTGGGTGCGGGGCGACTTCATCAATCTGGGCAACGCCGCCAGCGCCCTACCCGATACTGCCGCTGCCAGCCCGACCACCTGTGGCCAAGAGAAGCAGGCCGCCTTCTTTGAAACCAAGACTTTTTTGGTCTACATCTGCGAGACGGCTGACGGTCTACGCTACCTCAGCACCAATAAGCAAACCCGCGAATCTCTTGCCCTAACGGAGGTGCAGGAGAGTCAGGGCACCTATGTCGCTATCAACGGCAGCTACCAGTATCACGTTAACGACGGCACCTTGGCGCTTTACCAGGTCGATAAGGGTGAGTACACCCAAATGGCCGGGGAGGCCGTAGTTAAGCATGAGCGGGCGAAATAA
- a CDS encoding cation:proton antiporter, whose amino-acid sequence MTTLTIVWLVLPLMAGLMAYLLPRLARSLGIGVAIASIAYGLALILRQTPFSLELLDSFGVTLMADPLSGFFILTNGLVTAAVILYCWSGQRSAFFFAQLYILHGSLNSAFLCADFVSLYVALEVISIAVFLLIAYPRTNRSIWVGLRYLFVSNTVMLFYLVGAVLVYEANQSFAFSGLAQAAPEAQALILLGLLTKGGVFISGLWLPLTHSEAEVPVSAILSGVAIKAGIFPLVRCAQMLDSVDPIIRLFGLGTAFLGISFALFEKDIKRILAFSTISQVGFVLAAPPVAGFYALGHGLAKTALFLTAGSLPSRNLDNLRQQPMATPAWATITAGGLSLAGMPLLTGFASKALTLENLLSWQVIGMNTAAIGSAIVFARVIFLPHQPTSEQKMAPGFWPAILLLGAALVAANAFYIEAYSLTKITKALAIIALGWLIYFGVIRRMALLLPRTLELLEHLIGVMSLALIGLFWLVLA is encoded by the coding sequence ATGACGACCTTAACGATTGTCTGGCTTGTCCTGCCCCTAATGGCGGGACTGATGGCTTACTTGCTGCCCCGACTGGCTCGGAGCCTGGGAATAGGGGTTGCGATCGCATCGATCGCCTATGGTCTCGCCCTCATCCTGCGTCAGACACCCTTCTCGCTAGAGCTGCTAGACAGCTTTGGCGTTACTCTCATGGCTGACCCCCTGAGCGGGTTCTTCATTCTCACCAATGGGCTGGTGACGGCAGCCGTAATTCTGTATTGCTGGAGCGGTCAGCGGTCAGCCTTCTTCTTTGCCCAGCTCTACATTCTCCACGGCAGCCTTAACTCCGCCTTTCTCTGCGCCGACTTCGTAAGTCTCTATGTGGCCCTGGAAGTGATCAGCATTGCCGTCTTTTTGCTGATTGCCTACCCCCGCACCAATCGCTCCATCTGGGTGGGGCTGCGTTACCTCTTTGTCAGCAATACCGTCATGCTGTTCTATCTGGTGGGGGCGGTGCTGGTGTATGAGGCCAACCAATCCTTTGCCTTCAGCGGGCTGGCCCAGGCTGCTCCAGAGGCCCAGGCGTTGATTTTGTTGGGTCTGCTCACCAAGGGAGGCGTGTTTATTTCGGGCCTATGGCTGCCCCTGACCCACTCCGAAGCGGAGGTGCCGGTGTCAGCCATCCTGTCGGGAGTCGCCATCAAGGCAGGGATCTTTCCCCTGGTGCGTTGTGCTCAGATGCTCGACAGTGTTGACCCCATCATTCGCCTGTTTGGCCTGGGTACAGCCTTTCTAGGGATATCCTTTGCCCTGTTTGAGAAGGATATCAAACGCATCCTTGCCTTCAGCACCATTTCCCAGGTGGGGTTTGTGCTGGCGGCTCCCCCAGTGGCAGGCTTCTACGCCTTGGGCCACGGTTTAGCCAAGACAGCCCTGTTTTTAACCGCCGGTAGCCTGCCCAGCCGCAACCTCGACAACCTGCGGCAGCAGCCTATGGCCACCCCCGCCTGGGCGACGATCACGGCGGGGGGGCTATCCCTGGCAGGTATGCCGCTCCTCACGGGCTTTGCGAGCAAAGCCCTGACCTTAGAAAACCTGCTCTCCTGGCAGGTCATAGGTATGAATACCGCCGCCATCGGCAGCGCCATTGTCTTTGCCAGAGTGATCTTTCTACCCCATCAGCCGACCTCTGAGCAGAAAATGGCCCCAGGGTTCTGGCCTGCGATTCTGCTCCTTGGGGCAGCACTGGTAGCGGCAAATGCTTTCTATATCGAGGCCTATTCCCTGACCAAGATCACCAAAGCCCTGGCGATCATTGCGTTGGGATGGCTCATTTATTTTGGGGTGATCCGCCGGATGGCGCTGCTCCTGCCCCGCACTCTGGAGCTGTTGGAGCACCTCATCGGCGTCATGAGTTTGGCGCTGATAGGGCTGTTCTGGCTGGTTCTAGCTTGA
- a CDS encoding PhzF family phenazine biosynthesis protein yields the protein MAQTVVQVDAFTNQLFAGNPAAVCVMSQAADADWMQALAAEMNLSETAFLYPVEDGFHLRWFTPAAEVDLCGHATLASAHTLWSEGHLKPNQEARFHTRSGLLTATLSDDWITLNFPSNPVQPAELPPALQAGLRHLPVKFTGKDAKHYLVELESEAAVRELAPDFSLIASLPMQGVIITSQADGSEFDFVSRFFAPTIGINEDPVTGAAHCSLAPYWQEKLGKSAFLAYQASARGGVVKVRCDCDRVFLSGQAVTVMRGELVG from the coding sequence ATGGCCCAGACCGTCGTTCAAGTTGATGCCTTTACCAACCAATTGTTTGCCGGTAATCCAGCGGCTGTCTGCGTCATGTCTCAGGCAGCAGATGCTGACTGGATGCAGGCCCTCGCAGCCGAGATGAACCTTTCTGAAACCGCCTTTTTGTACCCCGTTGAAGACGGCTTCCATCTGCGCTGGTTTACCCCTGCTGCTGAGGTTGATCTGTGCGGCCATGCCACTTTGGCCTCGGCCCACACCCTCTGGAGCGAGGGCCATCTGAAGCCTAACCAAGAAGCCCGTTTTCACACTCGCAGCGGCCTACTAACCGCTACCCTCAGCGATGACTGGATTACCCTAAACTTTCCTAGCAACCCCGTTCAACCTGCCGAACTGCCTCCGGCGCTACAGGCCGGACTGCGGCACCTGCCGGTGAAGTTTACCGGTAAGGACGCCAAGCACTACCTGGTCGAGCTAGAGTCGGAAGCGGCCGTACGAGAACTGGCTCCTGACTTTAGCCTGATTGCATCTCTGCCCATGCAAGGGGTAATTATCACCAGCCAGGCAGACGGATCTGAGTTTGACTTTGTCTCCCGCTTTTTTGCCCCGACCATCGGCATCAACGAAGATCCGGTGACGGGTGCGGCTCACTGTTCCCTAGCCCCCTACTGGCAGGAAAAGCTCGGCAAGTCGGCGTTTCTGGCTTATCAAGCCTCGGCCCGAGGCGGCGTGGTAAAGGTGCGCTGTGATTGCGATCGCGTTTTTCTTAGCGGCCAAGCCGTCACCGTCATGCGCGGAGAGTTGGTCGGATGA
- a CDS encoding aminotransferase class I/II-fold pyridoxal phosphate-dependent enzyme produces MKVAVDRQSAEPVYLQLRNSISHLICSGGLQPGDRLPSIRQMAEAASVNKLTVVEAYSVLEADGLIQARQGAGFFITQPAQRSPKRPSTFAPDQQVIIPSAERAFLGTSADLLQAKAMPGVIQFSSGLPSATNLDDLQRIARRAVKESADKFFCLNPPQGDPKLRSQIAQLLVQLGLATTPENLMITSGSMQALSLITQHLIQPGDWVVVESPTFYGYLSLLQQAGARIIAIPMTASGMNLELLEQYLASHRPRLIYTISTQHNPTGITTDLAHRRQLLDLAEQYDCLILEDNAYEWLSYGPTPPPIKALDQCDRVIYVGTFSKTLMPALRVGYAIITGDLYQPLVERKLLHDLHVSIVSQAIISEYLTSGHYRRHLNLRRTSNQQNRDIMLKAMETHFPEEVSWTVPQGGIFLWTQLPDGIDLEAICRQAAEQKVLVAPGSAFFADKQGYPALRLSYSQPLEVIERGIVILGQVLKQQLRHRSLSA; encoded by the coding sequence GTGAAAGTCGCCGTTGATCGCCAGTCGGCCGAACCCGTTTACCTGCAGCTCCGCAACAGTATTAGCCACCTGATTTGCTCGGGCGGTCTGCAGCCTGGAGATCGCCTGCCTTCAATTCGGCAGATGGCTGAAGCCGCTAGCGTCAACAAGCTCACGGTGGTAGAAGCCTACAGCGTGCTAGAAGCCGATGGTTTGATTCAGGCTCGCCAGGGCGCTGGTTTTTTTATTACTCAACCGGCGCAGCGCAGCCCCAAACGGCCTTCGACCTTTGCGCCTGACCAACAGGTGATTATTCCCTCAGCCGAAAGGGCTTTTTTAGGCACTAGTGCCGACCTGCTGCAGGCAAAAGCCATGCCAGGCGTGATCCAGTTCAGCTCGGGGCTGCCTTCTGCGACTAACCTGGACGACCTGCAGCGGATCGCCCGTAGGGCTGTCAAAGAGTCAGCAGACAAATTCTTTTGCCTAAACCCGCCTCAGGGAGATCCGAAGCTGCGATCGCAAATCGCCCAGCTTCTCGTCCAGCTAGGTCTAGCCACCACACCCGAGAACCTGATGATCACCAGCGGCTCCATGCAGGCCCTGTCGCTGATTACGCAACACCTGATTCAGCCCGGCGACTGGGTTGTGGTCGAGTCGCCCACCTTCTACGGCTACCTGTCTTTGCTGCAGCAGGCCGGAGCCCGCATCATCGCCATTCCCATGACCGCCAGTGGCATGAATTTAGAGCTGCTAGAGCAGTATCTAGCCAGCCATCGCCCTCGGCTGATTTACACCATTAGCACCCAACACAACCCAACCGGCATCACCACAGATCTAGCCCATCGCCGCCAGCTTTTAGATCTGGCCGAGCAGTATGACTGCCTGATCTTGGAGGACAACGCCTACGAATGGCTCAGCTATGGCCCCACACCGCCGCCGATTAAAGCTTTAGATCAGTGCGATCGCGTGATCTATGTGGGCACCTTCTCCAAAACGCTGATGCCTGCCCTACGAGTAGGCTACGCCATCATCACTGGCGACCTCTATCAGCCGCTGGTAGAGCGCAAGCTGCTGCACGACCTGCACGTGTCGATTGTCTCCCAGGCCATTATTAGCGAGTACCTCACCTCCGGCCATTACCGCCGCCACCTCAACCTGAGACGAACCAGCAACCAGCAAAACCGAGACATCATGCTAAAAGCGATGGAAACCCACTTCCCTGAAGAAGTTAGCTGGACAGTGCCCCAGGGCGGCATCTTTCTCTGGACTCAATTGCCTGATGGCATCGATTTAGAGGCGATTTGCCGACAGGCCGCTGAGCAAAAAGTGCTGGTAGCGCCTGGGTCTGCCTTTTTTGCCGACAAGCAAGGCTACCCAGCTCTGCGACTGAGCTATTCCCAACCCCTAGAGGTGATTGAGCGGGGAATCGTCATTTTAGGCCAGGTGTTGAAGCAACAGTTGAGGCACCGCTCCCTCTCTGCCTAA
- a CDS encoding M48 family metallopeptidase: MPYYPGIASDAFRHPLDRQAEEALRSVPGFDLAARKFIELVYERPQYVYLLGNAVQVGPSQYSTIYHLFRECVHTLDLRPEPTLFVVQNPEVNSYSLGEENPCVVVHTGLLDLLGDEEIKTVIAHELGHIKCGHTTLTQMAMWAMNTASIIGDLTFGLGNVVSSGLVYAFYEWRRMAELSCDRAALLVMDDWRQVMQTMMKVSGGSRRFAHELSFEEFERQAEQYRNLDADGLNQVYKFLLYNGGPNALLSHPFPVERLHYLKQWANSEEYRQIQVGNYRRAPAQGAVHTQASPSKSSNPEEVNQLKQELAELQQQLDQLRRDDRSS; this comes from the coding sequence ATGCCTTACTATCCGGGAATTGCCAGCGATGCCTTTCGTCATCCCCTTGATCGCCAGGCCGAAGAGGCGCTGCGCAGCGTTCCTGGGTTTGACCTAGCGGCCCGCAAGTTTATTGAGCTGGTCTATGAGCGGCCTCAGTATGTCTATTTACTAGGCAATGCCGTGCAGGTAGGGCCGAGCCAGTACTCCACGATTTACCACCTGTTTCGAGAATGCGTGCACACTCTCGATCTGCGGCCTGAGCCGACTCTCTTTGTGGTGCAAAACCCGGAGGTCAACAGCTACTCCCTGGGAGAAGAGAATCCTTGCGTGGTGGTCCATACAGGGCTGCTAGATTTGCTGGGAGATGAGGAAATCAAAACCGTAATCGCCCACGAGCTGGGCCACATCAAGTGCGGCCATACCACCCTGACGCAGATGGCCATGTGGGCGATGAATACCGCTTCAATCATTGGCGATTTAACTTTTGGGCTGGGCAATGTGGTCAGCAGTGGTCTAGTCTACGCTTTTTACGAATGGCGGCGAATGGCGGAACTATCGTGCGATCGCGCTGCCCTACTGGTCATGGACGACTGGCGGCAGGTGATGCAGACCATGATGAAGGTATCGGGCGGCAGCCGCCGCTTTGCCCACGAGCTGAGCTTTGAGGAATTTGAGCGGCAGGCTGAACAGTACCGAAATCTGGATGCTGACGGGCTAAACCAGGTCTATAAATTCCTGCTCTACAACGGCGGCCCCAACGCACTTTTGAGCCATCCCTTTCCAGTAGAGCGGCTGCACTATCTGAAACAGTGGGCCAACTCTGAGGAATACCGCCAGATCCAGGTCGGAAACTATCGTCGCGCTCCAGCTCAGGGCGCTGTGCATACCCAGGCTTCCCCCAGTAAGTCGAGCAATCCTGAAGAAGTTAATCAGCTGAAGCAGGAACTGGCTGAGCTGCAGCAGCAGCTAGACCAGCTGCGGCGAGATGATCGCTCCAGTTGA
- a CDS encoding methylenetetrahydrofolate reductase: MSVFSDRLSASPLGYRFRSAASSGEFLITAEVMPPKGGNPQHMVEMAKRLKGRVHAINITDGSRAVLRMSSLASAVILQQEGIEAICQMACRDRNAIALQADLMGAHALGVRNLLALTGDPVKAGDHPESRSVFELESVRLLKLIGQLNQGTDSRDQALPDGALDLFAGAAVDPQCRSLSGLQRRFERKLEAGAQFFQSQLISDFDQLATFMDKVAAGCDRPVLAGIFLLKSAKNANFINRNVPGVEIPQAIIDRLAAAPDPLQEGITIAAEQVRAAQQLCQGVHLMAVRREDLIPQILDRAGIAAVTPSSRNGSSNHADPLIQPVKNLV; encoded by the coding sequence ATGTCTGTTTTTTCGGATCGCCTGTCTGCTTCGCCCCTAGGTTACCGCTTCCGTAGCGCTGCCAGCTCAGGGGAGTTTTTAATTACTGCTGAAGTCATGCCGCCTAAGGGGGGCAATCCTCAGCATATGGTGGAGATGGCAAAGCGGCTGAAGGGGCGAGTCCACGCGATCAACATTACTGACGGCAGCCGAGCGGTGCTGCGGATGTCGTCGTTAGCATCAGCCGTGATTTTGCAGCAGGAAGGAATTGAGGCGATCTGCCAGATGGCGTGTCGCGATCGCAACGCCATTGCCCTACAGGCCGACCTCATGGGAGCCCATGCCTTAGGTGTTCGCAATCTACTTGCCCTGACCGGAGACCCGGTTAAAGCGGGCGACCATCCTGAGTCGCGGAGCGTTTTTGAGCTGGAGTCGGTGCGGCTGCTGAAGCTGATCGGCCAGCTCAATCAGGGCACCGACAGCCGCGATCAGGCCCTGCCCGATGGCGCGCTAGACCTCTTTGCTGGGGCCGCAGTTGACCCTCAATGCCGCAGCCTGTCTGGCCTGCAGCGCCGCTTTGAGCGCAAGCTAGAAGCCGGAGCCCAGTTTTTCCAGAGCCAGCTGATCTCTGACTTTGATCAGCTAGCTACTTTTATGGATAAGGTCGCGGCGGGTTGCGATCGCCCCGTCCTGGCCGGCATCTTTTTACTGAAATCAGCCAAAAACGCCAACTTCATCAACCGCAATGTGCCTGGTGTAGAAATTCCCCAAGCCATTATCGATCGCCTCGCCGCCGCCCCCGATCCACTGCAGGAAGGCATCACTATCGCCGCCGAGCAAGTGCGGGCAGCCCAGCAGCTCTGCCAAGGCGTCCACCTGATGGCCGTGCGCCGAGAAGACCTGATTCCCCAGATTTTAGATCGAGCAGGCATTGCCGCTGTCACCCCTAGCAGCCGCAATGGCAGCAGCAACCATGCTGATCCTCTCATTCAACCTGTTAAAAATTTGGTCTAG
- the trpS gene encoding tryptophan--tRNA ligase, whose product MGKQRILSGIQPTGNLHLGNYLGAIRNWVELQEEYEAFLFMADLHAITVPHDPAQLAENTYKVAATYIACGIDPEKATIFVQSHVSAHAELAWLFNCITPLNWLERMIQFKEKAIKQGENVSIGLLDYPVLQAADILLYEPDRVPVGEDQKQHLELTRDIAARLNHQFGTEKAPILKIPEPLIREVGARVMSLTDGTKKMSKSDPSDQSRIDLTDAPEAIIRKFKRAKTDPLRGLEFDNPERPECHNLLSLYALLAGKSKQAVAEECREMGWGQFKPLLAETAVEALRPIQTRYSELMDDRTYLEKVLRQGNERAGAIAFQTLAKVKDALGYSKPL is encoded by the coding sequence ATGGGCAAGCAGCGCATTCTCTCCGGCATCCAGCCGACTGGCAATCTGCACCTGGGCAATTACCTGGGGGCCATCCGCAATTGGGTGGAGCTGCAGGAGGAATATGAGGCCTTTTTGTTCATGGCCGATCTGCACGCTATTACGGTGCCCCACGACCCAGCCCAGTTAGCCGAAAACACCTACAAGGTGGCGGCGACCTACATTGCCTGCGGCATTGACCCTGAGAAGGCGACTATTTTTGTGCAGTCGCATGTATCGGCCCATGCAGAATTGGCCTGGCTATTTAACTGCATCACGCCCCTCAACTGGCTAGAGCGGATGATCCAGTTCAAGGAGAAGGCCATTAAGCAGGGGGAGAATGTCAGCATCGGCCTGCTCGATTACCCGGTGCTTCAGGCCGCTGATATCTTGCTGTATGAGCCTGATCGCGTGCCTGTAGGTGAGGACCAAAAGCAGCACCTAGAGCTGACGCGAGACATTGCGGCCCGGCTGAATCACCAGTTTGGCACTGAGAAAGCGCCGATTCTAAAAATCCCTGAGCCGCTGATTCGGGAGGTGGGCGCGCGGGTGATGAGCCTGACCGATGGCACCAAGAAAATGTCGAAGTCAGATCCGTCGGACCAAAGCCGGATTGACTTGACCGATGCCCCAGAAGCTATTATCCGCAAGTTTAAGCGAGCCAAGACTGATCCGCTGCGGGGCCTAGAGTTTGACAACCCAGAGCGGCCCGAGTGCCACAACTTGTTGAGCCTCTACGCTTTATTGGCAGGCAAATCGAAGCAGGCTGTGGCAGAGGAATGTCGGGAGATGGGCTGGGGCCAGTTTAAGCCGCTGCTGGCGGAGACGGCAGTGGAGGCGCTGCGACCGATTCAGACTCGCTACAGCGAGCTAATGGACGATCGCACCTATCTGGAAAAAGTATTGAGACAGGGGAATGAGCGGGCAGGTGCGATCGCATTTCAAACCTTAGCTAAGGTCAAAGATGCCCTAGGGTACTCCAAGCCGCTGTAG
- a CDS encoding DUF3592 domain-containing protein produces MKRPDFFRVVFTDFWCCTLFCVAITGAIFCVLVFTVPVSVVAAVLMFRRVTMIRDVFSKGVSVTALITRKKSAQGEWLLRYTYQYNDVAYERGNYIVRNWIKLNRGDRTEVFVNPQKPQEAFLTAFYLG; encoded by the coding sequence ATGAAACGACCTGATTTTTTTAGGGTTGTTTTTACTGATTTCTGGTGCTGCACGCTCTTTTGCGTTGCGATTACAGGGGCGATCTTCTGTGTTCTGGTGTTTACAGTTCCCGTCTCTGTGGTGGCGGCAGTTCTGATGTTCAGACGGGTAACCATGATTCGCGATGTGTTTAGCAAGGGGGTCTCTGTCACGGCCCTGATTACTCGCAAGAAATCGGCCCAGGGAGAATGGCTGCTGCGCTACACCTACCAGTACAACGATGTGGCCTACGAACGCGGTAACTACATTGTGCGCAACTGGATTAAGCTAAACCGGGGTGACCGAACTGAAGTCTTTGTGAATCCACAGAAGCCGCAGGAGGCATTTCTGACGGCGTTTTATCTGGGATAG